A genome region from Denticeps clupeoides unplaced genomic scaffold, fDenClu1.1, whole genome shotgun sequence includes the following:
- the LOC114784232 gene encoding zinc finger protein 239-like isoform X2, translating to MDLTCSPSAGVKSEDPHAAPDDPQKTSSDDPVDRTVKEESCDDDDDDSENGGEKAYQCTQCEKSYGKPYSLNIHLRTHTGEKPYHCLECGAGFTSLGDLIKHQGLHATERPHSCAQCHMKFAKVSDLKRHRLTHTGEKPHRCAECGMSFSQLPSLKRHQQTHSGERPFRCPDCGKAFSRALILKEHQRIHSGEKPYRCAECGVVFSLKSNFKAHQRVHSGEKPYRCEQCGMSFPQTSTLVRHLRTHTGEKPFSCERCAMYFSRLSSLKRHQKVHGRGKRQET from the exons ATGGATCTGACGTGTTCGCCATCAGCCGGTGTGAAGAGTGAAGACCCCCACGCGGCACCTGATGATCCACAGAAGACCTCATCAGACGACCCAGTTGACCGTACTGTGAAAGAGGAGTCGTGcgacgacgacgatgacgacTCTG AAAACGGCGGAGAGAAGGCGtaccagtgcacacagtgcgAGAAGAGTTACGGAAAACCGTACAGCCTCAACATCCACCTGAGGACgcacaccggagagaagccctaccactgCCTGGAGTGCGGCGCGGGCTTTACGTCCCTGGGAGACCTGATAAAGCACCAAGGGCTCCACGCCACGGAAAGGCCCCACAGTTGCGCGCAGTGCCACATGAAGTTTGCCAAAGTGTCGGACCTCAAAAGGCACCGGCTGACGCACACCGGGGAGAAGCCTCACCGGTGCGCCGAGTGCGGGATGAGCTTCTCGCAGCTGCCGAGCCTCAAGAGGCACCAGCAGACCCACAGCGGAGAGCGGCCGTTCCGCTGTCCGGACTGCGGCAAGGCGTTCTCCCGAGCGCTCATCCTCAAGGAGCACCAGAGGATCCACagcggagagaagccctaccgctGCGCCGAGTGCGGCGTGGTCTTCTCGCTCAAGTCCAACTTTAAAGCGCACCAGCGGGTGCACTCCGGCGAGAAGCCCTACCGGTGCGAGCAGTGCGGCATGAGCTTTCCGCAGACGTCGACCCTCGTGCGCCACCTGAGGACgcacaccggagagaagcccttctCCTGCGAGCGCTGCGCCATGTACTTTTCTCGCCTGTCCAGCCTCAAAAGGCACCAGAAGGTCCACGGCCGAGGCAAACGGCAGGAGACGTGA
- the LOC114784232 gene encoding zinc finger protein 239-like isoform X1 yields the protein MDLTCSPSAGVKSEDPHAAPDDPQKTSSDDPVDRTVKEESCDDDDDDSGKSRALTLIACRTFTNRLHCPPTENGGEKAYQCTQCEKSYGKPYSLNIHLRTHTGEKPYHCLECGAGFTSLGDLIKHQGLHATERPHSCAQCHMKFAKVSDLKRHRLTHTGEKPHRCAECGMSFSQLPSLKRHQQTHSGERPFRCPDCGKAFSRALILKEHQRIHSGEKPYRCAECGVVFSLKSNFKAHQRVHSGEKPYRCEQCGMSFPQTSTLVRHLRTHTGEKPFSCERCAMYFSRLSSLKRHQKVHGRGKRQET from the coding sequence ATGGATCTGACGTGTTCGCCATCAGCCGGTGTGAAGAGTGAAGACCCCCACGCGGCACCTGATGATCCACAGAAGACCTCATCAGACGACCCAGTTGACCGTACTGTGAAAGAGGAGTCGTGcgacgacgacgatgacgacTCTGGCAAGTCCCGTGCCTTAACGCTCATCGCGTGTAGAACATTTACTAATCGTCTGCACTGCCCCCCGACAGAAAACGGCGGAGAGAAGGCGtaccagtgcacacagtgcgAGAAGAGTTACGGAAAACCGTACAGCCTCAACATCCACCTGAGGACgcacaccggagagaagccctaccactgCCTGGAGTGCGGCGCGGGCTTTACGTCCCTGGGAGACCTGATAAAGCACCAAGGGCTCCACGCCACGGAAAGGCCCCACAGTTGCGCGCAGTGCCACATGAAGTTTGCCAAAGTGTCGGACCTCAAAAGGCACCGGCTGACGCACACCGGGGAGAAGCCTCACCGGTGCGCCGAGTGCGGGATGAGCTTCTCGCAGCTGCCGAGCCTCAAGAGGCACCAGCAGACCCACAGCGGAGAGCGGCCGTTCCGCTGTCCGGACTGCGGCAAGGCGTTCTCCCGAGCGCTCATCCTCAAGGAGCACCAGAGGATCCACagcggagagaagccctaccgctGCGCCGAGTGCGGCGTGGTCTTCTCGCTCAAGTCCAACTTTAAAGCGCACCAGCGGGTGCACTCCGGCGAGAAGCCCTACCGGTGCGAGCAGTGCGGCATGAGCTTTCCGCAGACGTCGACCCTCGTGCGCCACCTGAGGACgcacaccggagagaagcccttctCCTGCGAGCGCTGCGCCATGTACTTTTCTCGCCTGTCCAGCCTCAAAAGGCACCAGAAGGTCCACGGCCGAGGCAAACGGCAGGAGACGTGA
- the LOC114784231 gene encoding claudin-9-like: protein MGTTGLQVTGLLLAVLGWVGGALVCAAPFWRVSAFVGDELVVSEVLWEGLWMSCLSQFGRMQCKTYDSGLALAGGAQLCRALTVLALLLCLFALLLGVIGLKCTHCLGDTQGPKARLARAAGVLFVLAGLFFLIPVCWTAYSVVREFYDPNVPPPLKRELGPALYLGWGTAVLMLAGGAILNAASAPPEPRPSNTNAGGRNNPQPPHAEGKPEKEYV from the coding sequence ATGGGAACAACAGGACTTCAGGTGACGGGGCTGCTGCTGGCCGTGCTGGGCTGGGTGGGTGGAGCTTTGGTGTGCGCTGCCCCCTTCTGGCGGGTGTCGGCCTTCGTGGGGGACGAGCTGGTGGTGTCGGAGGTGCTGTGGGAGGGGCTTTGGATGAGCTGCCTGTCTCAGTTCGGCCGCATGCAGTGCAAGACCTACGACTCGGGCCTGGCGCTGGCGGGCGGCGCCCAGCTGTGCCGCGCCCTCACCGTCCTCGCCCTCCTGCTGTGTCTGTTCGCACTGCTGCTGGGGGTCATCGGGCTCAAGTGCACCCACTGCCTGGGGGACACTCAGGGCCCAAAAGCCCGCCTGGCACGTGCCGCCGGGGTCCTTTTCGTCCTGGCCggcctcttcttcctcatcccTGTGTGCTGGACGGCATACTCCGTGGTGAGGGAATTCTACGACCCCAACGTGCCGCCGCCGCTCAAACGGGAGCTCGGCCCCGCCCTTTACCTGGGCTGGGGCACGGCCGTACTCATGTTGGCTGGTGGCGCCATTCTCAACGCGGCCTCCGCCCCGCCGGAGCCTCGGCCGAGCAACACGAACGCAGGAGGCCGGAATAACCCCCAACCGCCGCACGCCGAGGGAAAACCGGAGAAGGAATACGTGTGA
- the LOC114784225 gene encoding mitochondrial dicarboxylate carrier-like isoform X1, with translation MAERRISRWYFGGVASCGAACCTHPLDLLKVHLQTQQAVKMRMMGMAMHVVKNDGALALYSGLSASLCRQMSYSLTRFAIYETVRDMVSRDSKGPLPFHQKVLLGAFGGFTGGFIGTPADMVNVRMQNDVKLPPELRRNYKHALDGLCRVFREEGLKKLFSGATMASSRGALVTVGQLACYDQAKQLVLVTGFMKDNIFTHFLSSFIACHTLLYLRLARREAAPRSSASRWTSSRRGS, from the exons ATGGCGGAGCGGCGGATCTCGCGTTGGTACTTCGGGGGAGTCGCGTCGTGCGGGGCGGCGTGCTGCACCCACCCGCTGGACCTGCTGAAG GTGCACCTGCAGACGCAGCAGGCggtgaagatgaggatgatggGCATGGCCATGCACGTGGTGAAGAACGACGGGGCTCTCGCTCTCTACAGTGGCCTGAGCGCCTCGCTCtgcagacag ATGTCGTACTCTCTGACGAGGTTTGCTATATATGAGACGGTCAGGGACATGGTGAGCCGTGACTCTAAGGGACCCCTGCCATTCCACCAGAAAGTTCTGTTGGGAGCATTTGGAG GATTCACAGGAGGCTTCATTGGAACCCCGGCGGACATGGTCAATGTGAG GATGCAGAACGACGTGAAGCTGCCGCCGGAGCTGCGCAGGAA TTATAAGCACGCGCTGGACGGACTGTGCAGGGTCTTCCGGGAGG AGGGATTGAAGAAGCTGTTTTCTGGAGCGACCATGGCATCAAGCAGAGGGGCTCTGGTCACAGTGGGGCAG CTGGCCTGCTATGACCAGGCCAAGCAGCTGGTTCTGGTCACGGGTTTCATGAAGGACAACATCTTCACTCATTTCCTCAGCAGCTTCATCGCG tgtcaCACGCTGTTGTACCTGCGTCTCGCCCGCAGGGAGGCTGCGCCACGTTCCTCTGCCAGCCGCTGGACGTCATCAAGACGAGGCTCATGA
- the LOC114784225 gene encoding mitochondrial dicarboxylate carrier-like isoform X2 translates to MAERRISRWYFGGVASCGAACCTHPLDLLKVHLQTQQAVKMRMMGMAMHVVKNDGALALYSGLSASLCRQMSYSLTRFAIYETVRDMVSRDSKGPLPFHQKVLLGAFGGFTGGFIGTPADMVNVRMQNDVKLPPELRRNYKHALDGLCRVFREEGLKKLFSGATMASSRGALVTVGQLACYDQAKQLVLVTGFMKDNIFTHFLSSFIAGGCATFLCQPLDVIKTRLMNSKGEYSGVAHCLKETAKLGPLAFWQGLVPAGIRLIPHTVLTFIFLEQLRNHFGVVVVS, encoded by the exons ATGGCGGAGCGGCGGATCTCGCGTTGGTACTTCGGGGGAGTCGCGTCGTGCGGGGCGGCGTGCTGCACCCACCCGCTGGACCTGCTGAAG GTGCACCTGCAGACGCAGCAGGCggtgaagatgaggatgatggGCATGGCCATGCACGTGGTGAAGAACGACGGGGCTCTCGCTCTCTACAGTGGCCTGAGCGCCTCGCTCtgcagacag ATGTCGTACTCTCTGACGAGGTTTGCTATATATGAGACGGTCAGGGACATGGTGAGCCGTGACTCTAAGGGACCCCTGCCATTCCACCAGAAAGTTCTGTTGGGAGCATTTGGAG GATTCACAGGAGGCTTCATTGGAACCCCGGCGGACATGGTCAATGTGAG GATGCAGAACGACGTGAAGCTGCCGCCGGAGCTGCGCAGGAA TTATAAGCACGCGCTGGACGGACTGTGCAGGGTCTTCCGGGAGG AGGGATTGAAGAAGCTGTTTTCTGGAGCGACCATGGCATCAAGCAGAGGGGCTCTGGTCACAGTGGGGCAG CTGGCCTGCTATGACCAGGCCAAGCAGCTGGTTCTGGTCACGGGTTTCATGAAGGACAACATCTTCACTCATTTCCTCAGCAGCTTCATCGCG GGAGGCTGCGCCACGTTCCTCTGCCAGCCGCTGGACGTCATCAAGACGAGGCTCATGAACTCCAAAGGGGAATACTCG GGAGTGGCGCACTGCTTAAAGGAGACTGCCAAACTGGGACCGCTAGCTTTTT GGCAGGGCCTGGTTCCGGCGGGGATCCGGCTGATTCCGCACACGGTCCTCACCTTCATCTTCCTGGAGCAGCTGAGGAACCACTTTGGCGTCGTCGTTGTGTCCTGA